The following are encoded in a window of Carya illinoinensis cultivar Pawnee chromosome 15, C.illinoinensisPawnee_v1, whole genome shotgun sequence genomic DNA:
- the LOC122297441 gene encoding uncharacterized protein LOC122297441 produces the protein MKTLNLHLINSSTVYSIAYFGKMLSGEKVSSEDSSSSLVTHTLRNNPMCTCDSPASLRTSNTPRNPGRSFFGCSKYNSQGLPHCNYFKWADSDSCHEKEKEIEMLRKEEKLQKTQLEVQQHIKEVQRREEEVQRREEEVRSWMEEIRNWMEEIRKREGELFKRDLGVQRQCPSVWLYCIICILLYLYFSQS, from the exons ATGAAGACACTTAATTTGCACCTTATCAACAGTTCAACAGTATACTCCATTGCCTATTTTGGCAAAATGTTGTCTGGAGAAAAGGTATCGAGTgaagattcttcttcttcacttgtTACTCATACTTTGAGAAACAATCCAATGTGTACTTGTGATTCACCCGCTTCACTTAGAACATCGAATACGCCAAGAAATCCAGGTCGATCATTCTTTGGGTGTTCAAAGTACAATTCTCAG GGGTTACCACACTGCAACTATTTCAAATGGGCAGATAGCGATAGCTgccatgaaaaagaaaaagaaattgagatgTTAAGGAAGGAGGAAAAACTTCAGAAAACACAGTTAGAGGTTCAACAACATATTAAAGAGGttcaaagaagagaggaagaggttcaaagaagagaggaagaggttcGAAGTTGGATGGAAGAGATTCGAAATTGGATGGAAGAGATTCGAAAAAGAGAGGGCGAACTTTTCAAGAGGGACTTGGGAGTCCAGCGTCAATGCCCAAGTGTTTGGCtctattgtataatttgtatccTACTTTATTTGTACTTCTCACAATCGTAG